One Curtobacterium sp. BH-2-1-1 genomic region harbors:
- the opgC gene encoding OpgC domain-containing protein: MSRTAARLVAFLVVLATFALGGALPASAVQAAATSGASIAPSDGKTWFGPDIDWGDDAPAGYAGRLGATPSMYGVEIQYPLDRSARKEFLRATRAAATQGAVLVVSLEPDRSLRSLTAADARAANALLEEVHRQYDTQVLVRFAPQMNGTWVRWGQQPTQFVSAFRTLATAVHGGSSDALMVWSPSYGAGYPFGESAGRLQDLSATDVSKLDTNGDGQLTAADDPYEPYWPGDSSVDWVGLSMLYFGKGKATEAAGRDVPLTRNDVPEAGEVSARFDETWGYEQRQQGSFYDRFAVADDRPMLLDTGALYDHSLRGADELPVKQGWWRQVIAAVQDRPLIRGVTFLETNRREPEAGNRVADWRDTAVPGIAGSFRTDLERAGDFVFGPVTDEVTPRDGAAATDQQYDTGGDQMAWIVWCAVGLAVVFLLSGLFGRLLPSWRYPDDGKPGRDLRLDLFRGFIILAVVITHIEIGGPYSYITLHAVGAITGAEMFVFLSGMVLGMTYPFAIKKFGEWAAAIGAWKRARKQYLVTLGVILVVFALSFVPFLNTDAITTFTDRGTGTGGVGAEGRVYDLYPNAMQLLAYPPPWYAIRQFLLLEMGPWPFNIMGLFVVLSLFIPAFMWVIRRGFWWALLIVSWALYVYQALNPDFRPLNSQFEAVFPLLTWQVVFTHGLVLGYYRRQIIGALTGRLGKVLVGVGIGGYALFLVYVWAGDHFGFTPVPFPATMYDQLYNTAYQRVDLQWGRLVDIAFFAIVSYAILTVFWKPIAKAIGWLWIPIGQASLYVFVWQVFFALAIASIPGVDWGNGWIGFATHTLLILLAWYMVRKRFLFSVIPR, encoded by the coding sequence GTGAGCCGGACCGCTGCCCGGCTCGTCGCGTTCCTGGTGGTGCTCGCGACGTTCGCCCTGGGTGGCGCGCTGCCGGCGTCGGCGGTGCAGGCTGCCGCGACGAGCGGTGCGTCGATCGCGCCGTCCGACGGGAAGACCTGGTTCGGACCGGACATCGACTGGGGCGACGACGCACCGGCCGGGTACGCGGGACGACTCGGTGCGACACCGTCGATGTACGGCGTGGAGATCCAGTACCCGCTCGACCGCAGCGCCCGCAAGGAGTTCCTCCGGGCCACCCGCGCTGCCGCGACGCAGGGCGCCGTCCTCGTGGTGAGCCTCGAGCCCGACCGGTCGCTCCGGTCCCTCACCGCGGCCGACGCCCGCGCGGCCAATGCCCTGCTCGAGGAGGTCCACCGCCAGTACGACACCCAGGTGCTCGTCCGGTTCGCCCCGCAGATGAACGGCACGTGGGTGCGGTGGGGGCAGCAGCCGACCCAGTTCGTCTCGGCCTTCCGGACGCTCGCGACCGCGGTCCACGGCGGCAGCTCGGACGCGCTGATGGTGTGGTCCCCGTCCTACGGTGCGGGCTACCCCTTCGGCGAGTCCGCCGGCCGGCTGCAGGACCTCTCCGCGACCGACGTCTCGAAGCTCGACACGAACGGCGACGGACAGCTCACCGCGGCCGACGACCCCTACGAGCCGTACTGGCCCGGGGACTCCTCCGTCGACTGGGTCGGGCTGTCGATGCTGTACTTCGGCAAGGGCAAGGCGACCGAGGCAGCCGGCCGGGACGTCCCGCTCACCCGGAACGACGTCCCCGAGGCCGGCGAGGTCTCCGCACGCTTCGACGAGACCTGGGGCTACGAGCAGCGACAACAGGGGAGCTTCTACGACCGCTTCGCCGTGGCCGACGACCGGCCGATGCTGCTCGACACCGGGGCGCTGTACGACCACTCGCTCCGGGGCGCCGACGAACTCCCGGTGAAGCAGGGCTGGTGGCGACAGGTGATCGCCGCCGTGCAGGACCGCCCGTTGATCCGCGGCGTGACGTTCCTCGAGACGAACCGCCGCGAACCCGAGGCCGGCAACCGCGTGGCCGACTGGCGCGACACCGCCGTACCCGGCATCGCCGGCTCGTTCCGCACCGACCTCGAGCGCGCGGGCGACTTCGTGTTCGGCCCCGTGACGGACGAGGTCACGCCACGGGACGGCGCCGCGGCGACCGACCAGCAGTACGACACCGGCGGCGACCAGATGGCCTGGATCGTCTGGTGTGCCGTCGGCCTCGCGGTCGTGTTCCTGCTGAGCGGCCTGTTCGGTCGGCTGCTGCCGAGCTGGCGCTACCCCGACGACGGCAAGCCCGGGCGCGACCTGCGGCTCGACCTGTTCCGCGGGTTCATCATCCTCGCCGTGGTGATCACCCACATCGAGATCGGCGGACCGTACTCGTACATCACGCTGCACGCCGTCGGCGCGATCACCGGCGCGGAGATGTTCGTGTTCCTGTCCGGCATGGTCCTCGGCATGACCTACCCGTTCGCCATCAAGAAGTTCGGCGAGTGGGCGGCCGCCATCGGGGCGTGGAAACGCGCGCGGAAACAGTACCTCGTCACGCTCGGGGTGATCCTCGTCGTCTTCGCGCTGAGCTTCGTGCCGTTCCTGAACACCGACGCGATCACCACCTTCACCGACCGGGGGACCGGCACCGGGGGAGTCGGCGCCGAGGGGCGCGTGTACGACCTCTACCCGAACGCGATGCAGCTCCTGGCCTACCCGCCGCCCTGGTACGCGATCCGGCAGTTCCTGCTGCTCGAGATGGGCCCGTGGCCGTTCAACATCATGGGCCTCTTCGTGGTGCTGAGCCTGTTCATCCCGGCGTTCATGTGGGTGATCCGCCGCGGGTTCTGGTGGGCGCTGCTCATCGTCAGCTGGGCGCTCTACGTCTACCAGGCGCTCAATCCGGACTTCCGGCCGCTGAACTCCCAGTTCGAGGCGGTCTTCCCGCTCCTCACCTGGCAGGTCGTGTTCACCCACGGACTCGTGCTCGGGTACTACCGCCGGCAGATCATCGGCGCACTGACCGGTCGCCTCGGCAAGGTCCTCGTCGGGGTCGGCATCGGCGGGTACGCGCTGTTCCTGGTCTACGTCTGGGCGGGCGACCACTTCGGGTTCACGCCCGTGCCGTTCCCGGCGACGATGTACGACCAGCTGTACAACACCGCCTACCAGCGCGTCGACCTGCAGTGGGGGCGTCTGGTCGACATCGCCTTCTTCGCGATCGTGTCGTACGCGATCCTCACCGTGTTCTGGAAGCCGATCGCGAAGGCCATCGGATGGCTGTGGATCCCGATCGGGCAGGCGAGTCTCTACGTGTTCGTCTGGCAGGTGTTCTTCGCGCTGGCGATCGCGTCGATCCCGGGTGTCGACTGGGGCAACGGCTGGATCGGCTTCGCGACCCACACCCTGCTGATCCTGCTGGCCTGGTACATGGTGCGGAAGCGGTTCCTGTTCTCGGTGATCCCGCGCTGA
- a CDS encoding ATP-binding protein yields the protein MSPARVEFDVPAVPASLDEVQDRFGAWWDTLGIDDVRLRFGLETALAEIAANIVEHTRRADQEAGRRYTVELDATDHELVAVLTDNGLPVDIDLAAVTMADADEESGRGLALAIAALDRLEHRHEGGHNVWTLVCAR from the coding sequence GTGAGCCCGGCGCGGGTCGAGTTCGACGTCCCGGCGGTGCCGGCGTCCCTCGACGAGGTGCAGGACCGCTTCGGCGCGTGGTGGGACACCCTCGGCATCGACGACGTCCGGCTCCGCTTCGGCCTCGAGACCGCCCTCGCCGAGATCGCCGCGAACATCGTCGAGCACACCCGACGCGCCGACCAGGAAGCCGGCCGGCGCTACACCGTGGAACTCGACGCGACCGACCACGAGCTCGTCGCCGTGCTCACCGACAACGGGCTGCCGGTCGACATCGACCTCGCTGCCGTGACGATGGCCGACGCCGACGAGGAGAGCGGTCGGGGCCTCGCGCTCGCGATCGCCGCGCTCGACCGGCTCGAGCACCGACACGAGGGCGGTCACAACGTCTGGACCCTGGTGTGCGCACGGTGA
- a CDS encoding glycosyltransferase, whose product MTALDVSRQDRRRLTTGTPRKRLVAVRTVALLASIAGVNYIVWRWAASVNWHSWWIAVPLILAETYSVIDSLLFAFGAWRLRERGEPPTPPQDPVTVDVFITTYNEPVDLVVRTATAAKAITHPHTTWILDDGNRPEMRAAAESLGIGVITRGADWIDRPRHAKAGNLNNALLATQGEFLLILDADQVPEPSILDRTLGYFKDSRMALVQTPQWFENVPEADLLGSQAPLFYGPIQQSKDGWNAAFFCGSNAILRREALMQLGVTRYVREVEASVARTIKTSRKLLARARETETDPRVLGALDEAEAVVDRARDQVQRGEPLGDVTYDFQRGIDTISYRFAASDLESVRNDLQELAAMSTDANTFAGLDDAALDVLGRRDASPVAAIESIAVLTRALDVNRDDEAQPIMPLATISVTEDMATAMRLHGLGWKSAYHDEILAKGLAPEDLPTMLVQRLRWAQGTMQVFFRENPLVQKGLSWGQRLMYFSTMWSYLSGFAAIVYIAAPVLCLSFGVVPVQAYSVDFFVRLTPFLVLNQLLFWVVAAGRPTWRGQQYSLALFPVWIESVTSAFENVFRGKPLGFRVTPKVRDESEQKPRWDLVKPQLIAMGALVAALILIGIRYLTGQASGIAPLVNTAWVVFDLFIFSIVIRAVLYRGPGTAQSEHESSTAGGPL is encoded by the coding sequence GTGACCGCGCTCGACGTCAGCCGGCAGGACCGCCGCCGTCTCACGACCGGGACACCCCGGAAGCGCCTCGTCGCCGTCCGGACCGTCGCCCTGCTCGCCTCGATCGCCGGCGTGAACTACATCGTCTGGCGCTGGGCCGCCTCGGTGAACTGGCACTCGTGGTGGATCGCCGTCCCGCTGATCCTCGCCGAGACGTACAGCGTGATCGACTCGCTGCTCTTCGCGTTCGGGGCCTGGCGGCTCCGTGAACGCGGGGAACCCCCGACCCCGCCGCAGGACCCCGTGACCGTCGACGTCTTCATCACGACGTACAACGAGCCCGTCGACCTCGTCGTCCGCACCGCGACGGCGGCGAAGGCGATCACCCACCCGCACACCACGTGGATCCTCGACGACGGCAACCGTCCGGAGATGCGCGCCGCCGCCGAGTCGCTCGGGATCGGCGTGATCACCCGGGGCGCCGACTGGATCGACCGGCCGCGGCACGCCAAGGCGGGGAACCTCAACAACGCCCTGCTCGCGACCCAGGGGGAGTTCCTCCTCATCCTCGACGCCGACCAGGTCCCGGAACCGTCGATCCTCGACCGCACGCTCGGGTACTTCAAGGACTCGCGGATGGCGCTCGTCCAGACGCCGCAGTGGTTCGAGAACGTCCCCGAAGCCGACCTGCTCGGCAGCCAGGCGCCCCTGTTCTACGGGCCGATCCAGCAGTCGAAGGACGGGTGGAACGCCGCGTTCTTCTGCGGCTCGAACGCGATCCTCCGGCGCGAGGCGCTCATGCAGCTCGGGGTCACCCGGTACGTGCGCGAGGTCGAGGCGTCGGTCGCGCGGACGATCAAGACCTCCCGGAAGCTCCTCGCCCGTGCACGCGAGACGGAGACCGACCCGCGGGTGCTCGGGGCGCTCGACGAGGCCGAGGCCGTGGTCGACCGTGCCCGCGACCAGGTGCAGCGGGGCGAGCCGCTCGGCGACGTCACCTACGACTTCCAACGCGGCATCGACACGATCTCCTACCGGTTCGCCGCGTCCGACCTCGAATCGGTCCGCAACGACCTGCAGGAGCTCGCGGCGATGTCGACCGACGCGAACACCTTCGCGGGGCTCGACGACGCGGCACTCGACGTCCTCGGCCGCCGCGACGCCTCGCCGGTCGCTGCGATCGAGTCGATCGCCGTGCTCACCCGGGCGCTCGACGTCAACCGTGACGACGAAGCCCAGCCGATCATGCCCCTGGCGACGATCTCGGTCACCGAGGACATGGCGACCGCCATGCGCCTGCACGGCCTCGGTTGGAAGTCGGCCTACCACGACGAGATCCTGGCGAAGGGCCTCGCACCCGAGGACCTGCCGACCATGCTCGTGCAGCGGCTCCGCTGGGCGCAGGGCACCATGCAGGTCTTCTTCCGCGAGAACCCGCTCGTGCAGAAGGGCCTGTCGTGGGGGCAGCGGCTCATGTACTTCTCGACGATGTGGAGCTACCTGTCCGGCTTCGCCGCGATCGTCTACATCGCGGCCCCGGTGCTCTGCCTGTCCTTCGGTGTGGTGCCGGTCCAGGCGTACAGCGTCGACTTCTTCGTCCGGCTCACCCCGTTCCTCGTCCTCAACCAGCTGCTCTTCTGGGTGGTGGCGGCCGGCAGACCGACGTGGCGCGGGCAGCAGTACTCGCTGGCGTTGTTCCCGGTCTGGATCGAGTCCGTCACGAGTGCGTTCGAGAACGTGTTCCGGGGCAAGCCCCTGGGCTTCCGGGTCACCCCGAAGGTCCGTGACGAGTCCGAGCAGAAGCCGCGGTGGGACCTCGTGAAGCCCCAGCTCATCGCGATGGGGGCCCTCGTGGCGGCGCTGATCCTGATCGGCATCCGGTACCTGACCGGCCAGGCGTCCGGCATCGCGCCGCTCGTGAACACCGCATGGGTCGTGTTCGACCTGTTCATCTTCAGCATCGTCATCCGGGCCGTGCTCTACCGAGGACCGGGCACGGCGCAGTCCGAGCACGAGTCGAGCACGGCCGGGGGACCCCTGTGA
- a CDS encoding TetR/AcrR family transcriptional regulator: protein MTDKAPTARALARETVRAGILAAARVRLTEEGPSQLSLRAVARDVGMVSSAVYRYFPSRDDLLTALLIADYDELGAAVEAAEAAAGPAPGARWVAVCRAIRTWSIAHPGDFALLFGSPVPGYVAPRSTVDPASRTTLRIVRVVADAVADPGYRAPLPAGSGPGLVAAAVADGVASLRAFGTELPEEVLVRTLMAWTTVFGTVSFELFGHFVGSVSDGAAYFDEVVARLAEGLGFVAEFD from the coding sequence ATGACGGACAAGGCGCCCACTGCACGAGCCCTCGCACGCGAGACCGTGCGGGCCGGCATCCTCGCCGCTGCCCGGGTCCGGCTCACCGAGGAGGGGCCGTCGCAACTGAGCCTCCGCGCCGTCGCCCGTGACGTCGGGATGGTGTCGTCGGCCGTCTACCGGTACTTCCCGAGCCGCGACGACCTGCTCACGGCGCTCCTCATCGCCGACTACGACGAGCTCGGCGCCGCGGTGGAGGCAGCCGAGGCGGCAGCGGGACCGGCACCCGGGGCTCGGTGGGTCGCGGTGTGCCGGGCGATCCGGACGTGGTCGATCGCGCACCCGGGGGACTTCGCGCTCCTGTTCGGCTCGCCGGTGCCCGGGTACGTCGCGCCGCGGTCGACGGTGGACCCGGCGTCGCGGACGACGCTCAGGATCGTGCGGGTGGTCGCGGACGCGGTGGCGGACCCGGGGTACCGCGCACCGCTCCCGGCCGGATCGGGTCCGGGGCTCGTGGCTGCGGCGGTCGCGGACGGGGTGGCGTCCCTGCGGGCGTTCGGCACCGAGCTGCCGGAGGAGGTCCTCGTCCGCACGCTGATGGCCTGGACGACGGTGTTCGGCACGGTGTCGTTCGAGCTGTTCGGGCACTTCGTCGGTTCGGTGTCGGACGGTGCGGCGTACTTCGACGAGGTCGTCGCGCGGCTGGCCGAGGGACTCGGGTTCGTCGCCGAGTTCGACTGA
- a CDS encoding NAD-dependent epimerase/dehydratase family protein encodes MSQHHVVIGAGPVGRHVAALLAERGERVTVATRSGRDTGVSGVEHLALDASDSDALTRTTEGAVALYNCANPGNYTQWEQTWPPLATALLTAAERTGAVYAITGNLYPYGPVDGPMRESLPDAATDHKGILRARLWADARTAHEAGRLRAVEVRASDYVGAGIGENGHITRVLPAALQGKAVSMIGRTDLPHTFTDVLDVARMLVAAAADESAHGRTWMVPSNAPRSQVQALTEVLAAAGKPPVTVRRLPAGMLRAMGLVSPMMREIAEMSYQWTAPYVVDDSAARAHFGIEPTPWNEVCRRTVEGVA; translated from the coding sequence ATGTCGCAGCACCACGTCGTCATCGGTGCCGGTCCGGTGGGCCGTCACGTCGCCGCACTCCTCGCGGAACGGGGCGAGCGGGTCACCGTCGCCACGCGCTCCGGCCGGGACACGGGTGTCTCCGGCGTCGAGCACCTCGCCCTGGACGCCTCGGACTCCGACGCGCTCACCCGGACGACCGAGGGGGCCGTCGCTCTCTACAACTGCGCCAACCCCGGCAACTACACGCAGTGGGAGCAGACCTGGCCGCCGCTCGCGACCGCGCTGCTCACCGCCGCCGAGCGGACCGGCGCGGTGTACGCCATCACCGGGAACCTCTACCCATACGGCCCCGTCGACGGACCGATGCGCGAGAGCCTGCCGGACGCCGCGACGGACCACAAGGGCATCCTGCGGGCACGGCTCTGGGCCGATGCACGCACGGCGCACGAGGCGGGACGGCTGCGTGCCGTCGAGGTCCGCGCCTCGGACTACGTCGGCGCCGGCATCGGCGAGAACGGCCACATCACCCGCGTCCTGCCGGCAGCGCTGCAGGGGAAGGCGGTGTCGATGATCGGCCGGACCGACCTGCCGCACACCTTCACGGACGTGCTCGACGTCGCCCGGATGCTCGTCGCGGCCGCGGCGGACGAGAGCGCCCACGGACGCACCTGGATGGTGCCGAGCAACGCCCCGCGGTCGCAGGTGCAGGCCCTCACCGAGGTGCTGGCCGCGGCGGGGAAGCCCCCGGTCACCGTCCGGCGTCTCCCCGCCGGCATGCTCCGCGCGATGGGGCTGGTCTCACCGATGATGCGCGAGATCGCCGAGATGAGCTACCAGTGGACGGCCCCGTACGTGGTCGACGACTCGGCGGCCCGAGCCCACTTCGGCATCGAGCCGACCCCGTGGAACGAGGTGTGCCGACGGACCGTCGAGGGCGTCGCCTGA
- a CDS encoding fibronectin type III domain-containing protein has product MFRAVLTAAAAVALVIGGAAPATAAPSSVPGAPTSVRVTGAADSATVTWGLPKSGAKVTSWRVTVSPAQQQPDAGVDRLPASARSDRFGNLTASTAYTFSVRAVGTRGTGKAVSVRYTAPGSVQTVQSLFALDGAGSVVRFPTSGTSAPTTIAPNAAGFTADDVGDVFVPSADRTSIVMYPAGGAAARTVATGLHLTADLRSDVAGNLYWVDSVSGAITKLPVSGAAPTAIIPSAGSGWAVGRDGTVSAVTFGTQGAATKVVSVSPTGVRTTRSIPETGYRIFAAVIADGGGNLYVNYLSTGASGASGWVLLAKGSSELVSAESRIGFTYAATNGRALVSAKSAGWCAAPSEGSPGGCTADKTITSLSSRTADGTTTEQTTSGVTAEGRGVWIGAADEAGDLFFDVSAGLTTGLWRLDAAGGVAQRLSAGQFSRLLVI; this is encoded by the coding sequence GTGTTCAGAGCCGTACTGACCGCCGCAGCCGCGGTGGCGCTCGTCATCGGGGGAGCCGCGCCGGCGACGGCCGCACCCTCGTCGGTGCCCGGCGCACCGACCTCCGTCCGCGTCACCGGAGCCGCGGACAGCGCGACCGTGACCTGGGGACTCCCGAAGTCCGGCGCGAAGGTCACCAGCTGGCGCGTCACCGTCTCGCCCGCGCAGCAGCAGCCGGACGCCGGCGTCGACCGGCTCCCGGCCAGCGCGCGGTCCGACCGGTTTGGCAACCTCACCGCGAGCACCGCGTACACGTTCTCGGTCCGTGCGGTCGGGACCCGGGGCACGGGCAAAGCCGTCTCGGTGCGGTACACCGCGCCCGGGTCGGTCCAGACCGTGCAGTCCCTGTTCGCCCTCGACGGCGCAGGCTCGGTCGTGCGGTTCCCGACCTCCGGCACGTCCGCCCCGACCACGATCGCGCCGAACGCCGCCGGCTTCACGGCGGACGACGTGGGCGACGTGTTCGTGCCCTCGGCGGACCGCACCTCGATCGTGATGTACCCGGCCGGCGGTGCCGCTGCCCGGACCGTGGCGACCGGCCTGCACCTCACGGCGGACCTCCGCTCGGACGTCGCCGGCAACCTGTACTGGGTCGACTCGGTCTCCGGTGCGATCACGAAGCTCCCGGTGTCCGGGGCGGCGCCGACGGCGATCATCCCCTCGGCCGGCTCCGGCTGGGCGGTCGGACGCGACGGCACGGTCTCGGCCGTGACCTTCGGGACCCAGGGCGCCGCGACGAAGGTCGTCTCCGTGTCGCCGACGGGCGTCCGGACCACCCGGTCGATCCCCGAGACCGGCTACCGGATCTTCGCGGCGGTCATCGCGGACGGCGGCGGGAACCTCTACGTCAACTACCTCTCGACCGGCGCGTCCGGTGCGAGCGGATGGGTCCTGCTGGCGAAGGGGTCGAGCGAGCTCGTCTCGGCGGAGTCCCGGATCGGCTTCACCTACGCGGCGACGAACGGCCGGGCGCTGGTGTCCGCGAAGTCCGCCGGGTGGTGCGCCGCCCCGAGCGAGGGCAGCCCCGGCGGCTGCACCGCCGACAAGACCATCACCTCGCTGTCCTCGCGGACGGCCGACGGGACGACCACCGAGCAGACCACGAGCGGCGTGACCGCCGAGGGCCGTGGCGTGTGGATCGGAGCGGCGGACGAGGCGGGCGACCTGTTCTTCGACGTGAGCGCCGGCCTGACGACCGGCCTCTGGCGGCTGGACGCCGCAGGCGGCGTGGCGCAGCGGCTGTCCGCCGGACAGTTCTCGCGGTTGTTGGTGATCTGA
- a CDS encoding DEAD/DEAH box helicase produces the protein MSTDTATTTETLDDGPVVTFADLGLSDAVLKAVKDIGYETPSAIQEATIPTLLEGRDVVGLAQTGTGKTAAFALPILSRMEAGSKVPQALVLSPTRELALQVCEAFEQFASHMKHVHVLPVYGGQAYGVQLSALRRGVDVVVGTPGRIMDHIAKGTLDLSELKYLVLDEADEMLKMGFAEDVETILAETPDDKQVALFSATMPAQIRRISQQYLTDPAEITVKTKTKTAANITQRYLMVSYPQKVDALTRILEVEDFEGMIIFVRTKSETETLAEKLRARGYAAAAISGDVAQAQRERTVNQLKSGKLDILVATDVAARGLDVDRITHVVNYDIPVDIESYVHRIGRTGRAGRSGDSISFVTPRERRLLSAIERHTKQPLTQMQLPTIEDVNETRLTRFDDAITAALEQQDRITAFRDIIAHYVEHHDVPADDVAAALAVVAQGEDPLLLDPKADELRNRVDRDGRSSDRRDRDDDRGARGDRADRGPRRSQPMTAYRIEVGRRHRVEPRQIVGALANEGGLRRDDFGAIQIRPDFSIVELPADMDAGVLDRLTDTRISGKLIEIKPDRRGGGGGGARRYDRDDRGPRAGGRDRDDRGPRRYDRDDRAERKPRH, from the coding sequence CACCGCCACCACCACTGAGACCCTCGACGACGGGCCAGTGGTGACCTTCGCCGACCTCGGCCTGAGCGATGCTGTGCTCAAGGCCGTCAAGGACATCGGCTACGAGACCCCCTCCGCCATCCAGGAGGCCACGATCCCGACCCTGCTCGAGGGGCGCGACGTCGTCGGCCTCGCGCAGACCGGAACGGGCAAGACCGCGGCGTTCGCGCTGCCGATCCTGTCCCGCATGGAGGCGGGCAGCAAGGTGCCGCAGGCGCTCGTGCTGTCGCCGACCCGCGAGCTCGCCCTGCAGGTGTGCGAGGCGTTCGAACAGTTCGCCTCCCACATGAAGCACGTGCACGTCCTGCCCGTCTACGGCGGTCAGGCGTACGGCGTGCAGCTGTCCGCCCTGCGCCGCGGCGTGGACGTCGTCGTCGGCACGCCCGGTCGCATCATGGACCACATCGCCAAGGGCACGCTCGACCTGTCCGAGCTGAAGTACCTCGTGCTCGACGAGGCCGACGAGATGCTCAAGATGGGCTTCGCCGAGGACGTCGAGACGATCCTCGCCGAGACCCCGGACGACAAGCAGGTCGCGTTGTTCTCCGCGACGATGCCGGCCCAGATCCGCCGCATCTCGCAGCAGTACCTCACCGACCCGGCCGAGATCACGGTCAAGACGAAGACGAAGACCGCGGCGAACATCACGCAGCGGTACCTCATGGTGTCGTACCCGCAGAAGGTCGACGCGCTCACCCGCATCCTCGAGGTCGAGGACTTCGAGGGCATGATCATCTTCGTCCGCACGAAGAGCGAGACCGAGACCCTCGCCGAGAAGCTCCGCGCCCGCGGGTACGCCGCAGCGGCCATCAGCGGTGACGTCGCCCAGGCCCAGCGCGAGCGCACGGTGAACCAGCTGAAGTCCGGCAAGCTCGACATCCTCGTCGCCACCGACGTCGCCGCCCGTGGCCTCGACGTCGACCGCATCACGCACGTCGTGAACTACGACATCCCCGTCGACATCGAGTCCTACGTGCACCGCATCGGCCGCACCGGTCGCGCCGGCCGCTCGGGTGACTCGATCAGCTTCGTCACCCCGCGCGAGCGACGCCTGCTGTCCGCGATCGAGCGGCACACCAAGCAGCCGCTCACGCAGATGCAGCTGCCGACGATCGAGGACGTCAACGAGACGCGCCTCACCCGCTTCGACGACGCGATCACCGCGGCGCTCGAGCAGCAGGACCGCATCACCGCGTTCCGCGACATCATCGCCCACTACGTCGAGCACCACGACGTCCCGGCCGACGACGTCGCCGCCGCGCTGGCCGTCGTCGCGCAGGGCGAGGACCCGCTGCTGCTCGACCCGAAGGCCGACGAGCTGCGGAACCGCGTCGACCGCGACGGCCGGAGCAGCGACCGCCGTGACCGTGACGACGACCGCGGTGCCCGGGGCGACCGGGCCGACCGTGGCCCGCGCCGCTCGCAGCCGATGACCGCCTACCGCATCGAGGTCGGGCGTCGGCACCGCGTCGAGCCGCGCCAGATCGTCGGGGCCCTCGCGAACGAGGGTGGTCTGCGCCGTGACGACTTCGGGGCGATCCAGATCCGCCCGGACTTCTCGATCGTCGAGCTGCCCGCCGACATGGACGCCGGGGTGCTCGACCGGCTGACGGACACCCGGATCAGCGGGAAGCTCATCGAGATCAAGCCGGACCGCCGTGGTGGTGGCGGTGGCGGGGCGCGCCGGTACGACCGCGACGACCGTGGGCCGCGTGCCGGTGGTCGGGACCGTGACGACCGCGGGCCTCGTCGGTACGACCGCGACGACCGTGCGGAGCGCAAGCCGCGTCACTGA